Proteins from a single region of Demequina sp. NBRC 110054:
- a CDS encoding alpha-E domain-containing protein, translated as MLSRIAESLFWIGRYVERADNTARLLDVHLNVLLEDQWVDEPSANASLLTVMSVPWEGPVSRGDVLHSLAYQQDSPSSISGTLSAARENARRAREVISTEVWESLNTTHMQVDRWARSPRPHDYFVWVRERAAVVWGLMSATTTRDDAWYFMELGRSLERADMIARLLMTRNLEGTTGPNWTTLLRSCSAHEAYLRTVRALVTEEKAAEFLLVDRLFPRSIAYNLERAETILQQIEGSEHGRALSNRARLSLGRARTNLEYRDVREILTDLTGQMQEVQRACATASNLIRDRYFLPASTTLWSQEAL; from the coding sequence ATGCTGTCCCGGATCGCCGAGTCGCTGTTCTGGATCGGCCGCTACGTCGAGAGGGCGGACAACACCGCTCGCCTGCTCGACGTTCACCTCAATGTGCTGCTCGAGGACCAGTGGGTCGATGAGCCGAGCGCCAACGCGTCGCTCCTCACCGTGATGAGCGTGCCGTGGGAGGGGCCGGTGAGCCGCGGCGACGTGCTCCACTCGCTCGCGTACCAGCAGGACTCGCCGAGCTCGATCTCGGGCACCCTGTCGGCGGCCCGCGAGAACGCGCGACGCGCCCGCGAGGTGATCTCGACCGAGGTGTGGGAGTCGCTCAACACGACGCACATGCAGGTGGACCGCTGGGCGCGCTCGCCCCGCCCGCACGACTACTTCGTGTGGGTGCGCGAGCGCGCGGCGGTCGTCTGGGGCCTCATGTCGGCCACGACGACGCGTGACGACGCCTGGTACTTCATGGAGCTCGGGCGGTCGCTCGAGCGCGCGGACATGATCGCGCGCCTCCTCATGACCAGGAACCTCGAGGGGACGACGGGTCCCAACTGGACGACCCTGCTGCGGTCGTGCTCGGCCCACGAGGCCTACCTGCGCACCGTGCGGGCGCTCGTCACCGAGGAGAAGGCCGCCGAGTTCCTCCTGGTCGACAGGCTGTTCCCGCGGTCGATCGCCTACAACCTCGAGCGCGCCGAGACGATCCTCCAGCAGATCGAGGGCAGCGAGCACGGGCGGGCGCTGTCGAACCGTGCGCGGCTGTCGCTCGGACGCGCACGCACCAACCTCGAGTACCGGGACGTGCGGGAGATCCTCACCGACCTGACCGGGCAGATGCAGGAGGTCCAGCGGGCCTGCGCCACCGCATCGAACCTGATCCGAGACCGCTACTTCCTCCCGGCGTCGACGACGCTGTGGAGCCAGGAGGCGCTGTGA
- a CDS encoding ABC transporter permease has product MTLPRRLLPLAALGALLVAVPLLALASRVEWGSFWPLVTSEAALAALGLSLRTAVVAAAMCLVLGVPLGAALHRARFRGASLARAVVLAPLVLPPVVGGLALVYAFGRRGLLGGTLEAFGMQIAFTTSAVVIAQTFVALPFMVLAVETALSARSGRHEAIAATLGASPWLVFRRVTLPALLPALGTGVVLAFARALGEFGATLTFAGSLEGVTRTAPLQIYLARESDPEAAVALGVVLVVVAVGIVAATFRRVRPVAS; this is encoded by the coding sequence GTGACCCTGCCCCGCCGCCTGCTGCCCCTGGCCGCGCTCGGCGCCCTGCTCGTCGCGGTGCCGCTGCTCGCGCTCGCGTCACGGGTGGAGTGGGGCTCGTTCTGGCCGCTCGTGACCTCGGAGGCGGCGCTCGCCGCGCTGGGGCTGTCGCTGCGGACCGCGGTCGTGGCCGCCGCAATGTGCCTCGTGCTCGGTGTCCCGCTCGGCGCGGCCCTGCATCGGGCGCGCTTCCGCGGCGCCTCACTCGCGCGCGCCGTGGTCCTCGCGCCGCTCGTGCTGCCGCCCGTGGTCGGCGGCCTCGCCCTCGTGTACGCATTCGGGCGGCGCGGCCTGCTCGGCGGGACTCTCGAGGCGTTCGGGATGCAGATCGCGTTCACGACGAGCGCGGTCGTGATCGCCCAGACGTTCGTCGCGCTGCCGTTCATGGTGCTCGCGGTCGAGACTGCGCTGTCCGCACGCTCGGGCAGGCACGAGGCGATCGCCGCGACGCTCGGCGCGTCGCCGTGGCTCGTCTTCCGTCGCGTGACGCTGCCCGCTCTCCTGCCCGCGCTCGGCACGGGAGTCGTGCTCGCCTTCGCGCGGGCGCTCGGCGAGTTCGGGGCGACGCTCACGTTCGCGGGCAGCCTTGAGGGCGTCACCCGCACGGCCCCGCTGCAGATCTACCTGGCGCGTGAGAGCGATCCCGAGGCCGCCGTCGCGCTCGGGGTCGTGCTGGTCGTGGTCGCGGTCGGGATCGTCGCCGCCACGTTCCGGCGCGTCAGGCCGGTGGCGTCGTGA
- a CDS encoding transglutaminase family protein, with amino-acid sequence MSTLRIEHRTRFTYGSEIVSSYNEARLTPAWLPRQRVLDSKVEIEPSTWRTTYRDYWETDVVAFEVLQPHAALTVVGTSIVEVSPLRAREERVSWGDIQGPRFQDLLCEYLGNTPTTEPTEELAAFAEDAAGRLSPDLTARSICDMLHERIAYVPGATSVHTPATDAWEKKSGVCQDLAHLAIGALRHVGIPARYVSGYLHPKRDAEIGESVAGESHAWVEWWTGDWHGFDPTNDREVSDHHVIVGRGREYRDVPPLTGVVAGETTGLDVRVTVTQTA; translated from the coding sequence GTGAGCACCCTTCGCATCGAGCACCGCACCCGGTTCACGTACGGTTCGGAGATCGTCAGCTCGTACAACGAGGCGCGGCTGACCCCCGCGTGGCTGCCGCGGCAGCGCGTGCTGGACTCCAAGGTCGAGATCGAGCCGTCGACGTGGCGCACCACGTACCGCGACTATTGGGAGACCGACGTCGTGGCCTTCGAGGTGCTGCAGCCGCACGCCGCCCTGACCGTGGTCGGCACGTCCATCGTGGAGGTCTCGCCGCTCAGGGCCCGTGAGGAGCGCGTGAGCTGGGGCGACATCCAGGGCCCGCGCTTCCAGGACCTGCTGTGCGAGTACCTGGGCAACACCCCCACGACGGAGCCGACCGAGGAGCTCGCGGCGTTCGCGGAGGACGCGGCGGGCCGCCTGAGCCCCGATCTCACGGCGCGCTCGATCTGCGACATGCTGCACGAGCGCATCGCCTACGTCCCCGGCGCCACCTCGGTGCACACCCCGGCCACCGACGCGTGGGAGAAGAAGTCGGGCGTCTGCCAGGACCTCGCGCACCTCGCGATCGGCGCGCTGCGGCACGTCGGCATCCCTGCGCGCTACGTCTCCGGCTACCTGCACCCCAAGCGCGACGCCGAGATCGGTGAGTCCGTGGCAGGCGAGTCGCATGCGTGGGTCGAGTGGTGGACCGGCGACTGGCACGGCTTCGACCCGACCAACGACCGCGAGGTCTCCGACCACCACGTGATCGTCGGCCGCGGGCGCGAGTACCGCGACGTGCCGCCGCTCACGGGCGTCGTGGCGGGGGAGACCACCGGTCTCGACGTGCGCGTGACGGTGACGCAGACGGCCTGA
- a CDS encoding ABC transporter ATP-binding protein: MMLKAALRAPARGVEASLEVPSGATLALLGPNGAGKSTILEALAGIVAAEGLIELGARALLDGRTATPPHRRGVTIVTQDSALLPSLTVRDNVAFGPRAKGASRAESREVADAWLARVDSLELAPRRVDALSGGQARRVALARALAAEPDLLLLDEPFAALDLEAATAMRALVAEVLEGRTAVLATHEVLDAHALADHVAVLDEGMVVEHGETARVLTRPRTAFAARMAGRSLVLGTWREGSLELPDGTVMAATPHPDEPPREGATAAIAPRPRDVVLASADADDGLADAVRALEPHGDGVRVRGARLAADLDPQEAATLAPGTRLAFRLPEPPLAYASD; encoded by the coding sequence ATGATGCTCAAGGCGGCGCTGCGCGCACCCGCACGTGGCGTCGAGGCCTCTCTCGAGGTGCCTTCGGGCGCCACCCTCGCCCTGCTCGGTCCCAACGGCGCAGGCAAGTCCACGATCCTCGAGGCGCTCGCCGGGATCGTGGCCGCGGAGGGCCTGATCGAGCTGGGTGCGCGCGCGCTGCTGGACGGCCGGACGGCGACGCCCCCGCATCGTCGCGGCGTGACGATCGTGACGCAAGACTCAGCCCTCCTGCCCTCGCTCACCGTGCGCGACAACGTGGCCTTCGGCCCGCGCGCCAAGGGTGCGTCCAGGGCCGAGTCGCGCGAGGTCGCCGATGCGTGGCTTGCACGGGTCGACTCGCTCGAGCTCGCACCCCGGCGGGTGGATGCGCTCTCGGGCGGCCAGGCGCGCCGCGTCGCCCTCGCCCGCGCGCTCGCCGCGGAGCCGGACCTGCTGCTGCTCGACGAGCCGTTCGCCGCCCTCGACCTCGAGGCCGCGACCGCGATGCGCGCGCTCGTCGCCGAGGTGCTCGAGGGCCGCACCGCGGTGCTCGCGACGCACGAGGTGCTCGACGCGCACGCGCTCGCCGACCATGTGGCGGTGCTCGACGAGGGCATGGTCGTCGAGCACGGCGAGACCGCGCGGGTCCTCACGCGGCCGCGCACCGCCTTCGCCGCGCGCATGGCGGGGCGCTCGCTCGTCCTCGGCACGTGGCGCGAGGGCTCGCTCGAGCTGCCCGACGGCACCGTGATGGCCGCGACGCCTCATCCCGACGAGCCGCCCCGAGAGGGAGCCACCGCGGCGATCGCGCCCCGACCAAGGGACGTCGTCCTCGCCTCGGCCGACGCCGACGACGGCCTCGCCGACGCGGTGCGCGCCCTCGAGCCGCACGGCGACGGGGTACGGGTGCGGGGCGCCCGCCTCGCCGCGGACCTCGACCCGCAGGAGGCGGCGACGCTCGCGCCCGGCACGCGCCTCGCGTTCCGGCTGCCCGAGCCGCCGCTCGCATACGCCAGCGACTGA
- a CDS encoding circularly permuted type 2 ATP-grasp protein, with protein sequence MSDDRSTPWSGYSPAQAWDEAMDVHGDVREPYQRVYSEIDRMSGDDLYSKAEALASSYLAQGVTFDHAGEERPFPLDIVPRVVGADEWDVIAPGIAQRVRTLEAFLADVYGSQHCVTDGVVPRRLIASSQYFYRAVHGVDPANGVRVHVSGIDLVRDQHSIWRVLEDNVRVPSGVSYVLSNRRAMSQMYPDMFGAMGVRPVLEYSQRLRSALAKAAPEGVDDPTIVVLTPGVFNSAYYEHSLLARTMGVQLVEGRDLETLNGRVYMRTTAGRRRVDVIYRRVDDDYLDPVQFRPDSALGAPGIVQAARLGNVTIANAIGNGVADDKLIYTYMPDLTRYYLGEEPILPIVDTWRLEEKEAREEVLDRLNELVVKPVDGSGGKGVVIGTKASKEELEATRKQILEDPRGWIAQPVIQLSTVPTLTETGLEPRHVDLRPFAINDGDDVWVLPGGLTRVALQKGQLIVNSSQGGGSKDTWVLGGVRHRGTVVPPPESKVELEGVASVPQDAHPEDWAHGQQQQQQQQQRDAGEVSGS encoded by the coding sequence ATGAGCGACGACAGGTCGACCCCGTGGTCCGGGTACTCCCCGGCCCAGGCCTGGGACGAGGCGATGGATGTGCACGGCGACGTGCGCGAGCCCTACCAGCGCGTGTACTCCGAGATCGACCGGATGTCCGGCGACGATCTCTACTCGAAGGCCGAGGCGCTCGCGTCGAGCTATCTCGCGCAGGGAGTGACGTTCGACCACGCGGGTGAGGAGCGGCCGTTCCCGCTCGACATCGTGCCGCGCGTGGTCGGAGCGGACGAGTGGGACGTGATCGCCCCCGGCATCGCCCAGCGCGTGAGGACCCTCGAGGCGTTCCTCGCGGACGTCTACGGCTCGCAGCACTGCGTGACCGACGGCGTCGTGCCGCGCAGGCTGATCGCCTCGAGCCAGTACTTCTATCGCGCGGTCCACGGCGTCGACCCCGCCAACGGCGTGCGCGTGCACGTCTCCGGCATCGACCTGGTGCGCGACCAGCACAGCATCTGGCGCGTGCTCGAGGACAACGTGCGCGTGCCGTCCGGCGTGAGCTACGTGCTGTCGAACCGCCGCGCGATGAGCCAGATGTATCCCGACATGTTCGGTGCGATGGGCGTGCGCCCCGTGCTCGAGTACTCGCAGCGGCTGCGCTCCGCGCTCGCGAAGGCCGCGCCCGAGGGCGTCGACGACCCGACGATCGTCGTGCTCACGCCCGGCGTGTTCAACTCCGCGTACTACGAGCACTCGCTGCTCGCGCGGACCATGGGCGTGCAGCTCGTCGAGGGCCGCGACCTCGAGACGCTCAACGGCCGCGTGTACATGCGCACGACCGCGGGACGCCGTCGCGTCGACGTCATCTACCGCCGCGTCGACGACGACTACCTGGACCCGGTCCAATTCCGGCCCGACAGCGCGCTCGGCGCCCCCGGCATCGTCCAGGCCGCGCGCCTGGGCAACGTCACGATCGCCAACGCGATCGGCAACGGCGTCGCGGACGACAAGCTCATCTACACGTACATGCCTGACCTCACCCGCTACTACCTGGGCGAGGAGCCGATCCTGCCCATCGTGGACACGTGGCGACTCGAGGAGAAGGAGGCGCGCGAGGAGGTCCTCGACCGGCTCAACGAGCTCGTGGTCAAGCCCGTCGACGGCTCGGGAGGCAAGGGTGTCGTGATCGGCACCAAGGCCTCCAAGGAGGAGCTCGAGGCGACGCGCAAGCAGATCCTCGAGGACCCGCGCGGATGGATCGCGCAGCCCGTGATCCAGTTGTCGACCGTGCCGACGCTCACGGAGACCGGCCTCGAGCCGCGCCACGTGGACCTGCGGCCCTTCGCGATCAACGACGGTGACGACGTGTGGGTGCTCCCCGGCGGACTGACCCGCGTCGCTCTCCAGAAGGGCCAGCTGATCGTGAACTCGTCGCAGGGCGGCGGCTCCAAGGACACCTGGGTACTCGGCGGCGTGCGCCACCGCGGGACGGTCGTCCCGCCGCCCGAGTCGAAGGTCGAGCTCGAGGGAGTCGCCTCGGTGCCGCAGGACGCGCACCCCGAGGACTGGGCCCACGGCCAGCAGCAACAGCAGCAGCAACAGCAGCGCGACGCAGGGGAGGTGAGCGGATCATGA
- the modA gene encoding molybdate ABC transporter substrate-binding protein, which translates to MHARVSAVAIVGLMALGLTACAAPDDENRDQTLTVLAASSLTDVLTEIAQDFEASHPHIDVQLSFAGSSTLAQQVLEGAPADVIATANEATMRLVADELDIEPHVFATNVLTIVVPEGNPAGIAEVSDLTDASTRLVICAPQVPCGAATARVAEAAGVDLAPVSEEANVTDVLGKVASGEADAGIVYVTDIGRAEGVEAIALAQAEAGINLYPIAALPGSGGAQDVTADAFVAAVLSDAAEATLADAGFGIP; encoded by the coding sequence ATGCATGCACGCGTGAGCGCCGTCGCGATCGTGGGTCTCATGGCCCTCGGGCTGACCGCGTGCGCCGCGCCGGATGACGAGAACCGGGACCAGACGCTCACGGTCCTCGCCGCATCGTCCCTGACCGATGTCCTCACCGAGATCGCCCAGGACTTCGAGGCGTCCCATCCGCACATCGACGTGCAGCTGTCCTTCGCGGGCTCGTCGACGCTCGCGCAGCAGGTGCTCGAGGGCGCGCCGGCCGACGTCATCGCGACGGCGAACGAGGCGACCATGAGGCTCGTCGCCGACGAGCTCGACATCGAGCCGCACGTGTTCGCGACCAACGTCCTCACGATCGTGGTGCCCGAGGGCAACCCCGCAGGGATCGCCGAGGTCTCGGACCTCACCGACGCCTCGACGAGGCTAGTCATCTGCGCCCCGCAGGTGCCGTGCGGCGCCGCGACCGCGCGCGTCGCCGAGGCCGCGGGCGTGGACCTCGCGCCGGTGTCGGAGGAGGCGAACGTCACCGACGTGCTCGGCAAGGTCGCCTCGGGCGAGGCCGACGCCGGCATCGTCTACGTGACCGACATCGGCCGGGCCGAGGGCGTCGAGGCGATCGCGCTCGCCCAGGCCGAGGCGGGGATCAACCTCTACCCCATCGCAGCCCTGCCCGGGTCGGGCGGGGCGCAGGACGTCACCGCCGACGCCTTCGTCGCCGCGGTGCTGTCGGACGCGGCCGAGGCCACGCTGGCCGACGCGGGCTTCGGCATCCCGTGA
- a CDS encoding PH domain-containing protein, with translation MAYPKDLLAPDEEIVVEAHTHWKALVLPAIVLVLAVAAAGTYSWWQTTLDLSPTASLWLGIAVAVVFLVVLAVWVVSPYIRWATTHFVITDRRVIYRTGVFTKSGIDIPLARVNSVQFRHGFIDQMFKTGTLIIESASDDPLEFDDIPNVEKVHATLYHQVNDVIEDEDDER, from the coding sequence ATGGCGTACCCCAAGGACCTGCTTGCCCCCGACGAGGAGATCGTCGTCGAGGCGCACACCCACTGGAAGGCGCTCGTGCTGCCCGCGATCGTCCTCGTGCTCGCCGTCGCGGCGGCCGGCACCTACTCGTGGTGGCAGACGACGCTCGACCTGAGCCCGACGGCCTCGCTGTGGCTCGGCATCGCAGTCGCGGTGGTGTTCCTCGTCGTGCTCGCGGTGTGGGTCGTCTCGCCGTACATCCGGTGGGCGACGACGCACTTCGTCATCACCGACCGCCGCGTCATCTACCGCACGGGAGTGTTCACCAAGAGCGGCATCGACATCCCGCTCGCGCGCGTCAACTCGGTGCAGTTCCGCCACGGGTTCATCGACCAGATGTTCAAGACGGGCACGCTGATCATCGAGTCCGCGTCCGACGACCCGCTCGAGTTCGACGACATCCCGAACGTCGAGAAGGTCCACGCGACGCTGTACCACCAGGTCAACGACGTCATCGAGGACGAGGACGACGAGCGCTGA